TAAGGCCCGGTCCCCACTGAAAAGGTAAGGATTCCTGGTCAATCGCAAAAATCCAAGCGCTTGCGCGGAAGCGACCTGCACTTCGCACGAGCAAACGCGCAGATTGACGCCGAGATTGGCCAAAAAGACTATTTCCGGATGGAAACTGTTATTTTCCGGGATCGGCCGGCTGTGGTCAACTGCAAAAAAACGGAGGCGCTTTGCCGGCCTTTCGTTGAATCGATTCATTTTCTTTCCAGAACGTGCTATGTTTTTTGGTATGAATTCGTTGCGTCTGGAAAAGATCCTCCGGGATGCTTTGGAAGAAGACCTGGGGTGGGGCGATATCACGACGGAGGCCGTCGTCCCCCTCGAAGCGGAGGCGCGCGCGGTCATCGTCAGCCGTGAGGAAGGCGTCATCGCAGGTCTGGAGGTGGCCGAGGCCGTCTTTCGGATCCTCGACCCCTCGACGCTCGTGGACCCCCTGGTGCCGGAGGGCAGCGCCATCTCCAAGGAAGCTCCGCTCTGCAACATCCGGGGACGGGCCCGCGCCATTCTTTCCGGAGAACGCGTAGCCCTCAATCTGATGCAGCGGATGTGCGGCATCGCCACCGCCGCGCGCAACATGGCGATGATAGCCGAACCTCACCACGTCAAGGTCACCGACACCCGCAAGACCACCCCTGGTCTGCGGATGCTCGAAAAATACGCCGTACGGGTCGGAGGCGGGTACAATCATCGCATGGCCCTGGACGACGCGGTCCTGATCAAGGACAACCACCTTGTCGCGGCCGGGGGCGTTTCCGAAGCGGTTCGAAGGGCGCGAAGGCGGATCGGGCCGCTGGTCAAGATCGAAGTGGAAACGGAGTCGCTCGCGCAGGTCGAAGAAGCCCTGCGTGCAGGCGCGGACGTCATTATGCTGGACAACATGGAGCCGGACCGCATGCGGGAGGCGGTCAAGCTGATCGGCGGGCGGGCCCTGGTGGAAGCCTCGGGCCGGATCAGACTCGACAACATCCATCAGGTCGTCACGACAGGGATCGATTTCCTGTCCATGGGGTGGCTCACCCACTCAGCCCCCCCGCTGGATTTGAGCCTGGAATTTCTTCCTGGAGACAGGCTGCCGTGAAGAAACTCCCCTTCCGGAACCCGAATAGCCACCGCCTTCCAAACCCTTTCCCGACGTTCTGCCAAACCGCCCCGGTACTCCGCAGGAACGAGCGGACACCTCGGAGAACCTGACCGAGGATTCAGGTTTGCTTGCCTGTCGGCCGGGGGCGCCCCGACACCGCAAACGGATCGCCTCAACCACGAGAAGCCATCATGCCGAAACACCATGCCGAAACAACCCGGAAGAATCCTGCTGGATCCATAGCCGAAGAAGCGCTCGTGGCCCGGATCACCAAGGCCAGGGAGGCGCTCGGAGGCCGGGTCGTCATCCTCTGCCACCACTACCAGCCGGACGTCATCGTGCAGTTCGCAGATCATGTGGGGGATTCCCTCAACCTCTCGCGCCTTGCCGCTTCACGCAAGGAGGCCCGCTATATCGTCTTCTGCGGCGTTTATTTCATGGCTGAAACGGCTGACATCCTTTCCTCCCCGGAGCAGGAGGTCTATATGCCCGACCCGGACGCCGGCTGCCCGATGGCCGACATGGCCCGGCTCGAGCAGGTCGAGCGGTGCTGGGGCGAACTGACCCGCCTGGTGGGGGAGACGATCGTGCCGATCACCTACGTCAATTCATCCGCAGAGATCAAACAGTTCTGCGGCCGCCGAAACGGGGTCGTGTGCACCTCCAGCAACGCCGCCAAGGTCATGGATTGGGCCTTCGAACAGGCGCCGCGCTTGCTCTTCCTCCCCGATCAGAACCTCGGCCGCAACACCGCCCTCGCCAAAGGCATCCCGAAGGAAGAGATCGCGCTCTGGGACCGCGGGAAGGCCCGGCTTCAGGGCGATCCAAACAGGGCGAAGGTGATCCTGTGGGACGGCTTCTGCCCGGTCCATGTGCGCTTCACACCGGAGCAGGTCATGCGGTTTCGCTCCCGGTACCCGGGCATTCGGATCATCGTGCACCCCGAATGCACCGAAGAAGTGGTCCGGCTTGCGGACGGCAGCGGCTCCACGGAATATCTCATCCGCGAGGTGCGTGAAGCGGAGAGCGGTTCGGTGTTTGCGGTCGGAACGGAGCTGCGGCTGGTCAAACGGCTGGCCTCCACCTTTCCGGATCGTACGGTTTATCCCCTGGACGAGGAGCACTCCATTTGCGTCGATATGAGCCGGAGCACACCCGGGCGGCTCCTGGCCGTACTCGAGGGCCTTCTCGAGGGGCGGGCGCCGGGAAAGATCCAGGTCCCGGCGGAAACCGCCGAATGGAGCCGGGTGGCGCTGGAGCGCATGCTGGCCATCTCATGAATCGGCGCGGATGCCGGCCTCTACCCCTTGACAGCTTGTCGAGAGATCTCTCGTGTACAGGCTGTCGAACAACGCAAGACACAACGCTATTGATATCCCGTGCAATGAGGCGCACCTGTCAGTGGGCCGCAATCGACGCGGGATGAGCGTCATGCAGCGGATGGGCGTTTTTGAACAGCCTGTTGAGCAAAGGAAATTCCCATGGGCCGGCACAGCAGGGGCCTTTTCGGCTGAAGATCCTGGCAGGCTGCGGAACGCTTCGAAATGGATCTTTTCGTCTTTGGAGTAAACAGACATGCCGTCTTTAGAGGAAATGCTTCAGACAGACTTCCTGGTCATCGGTTCGGGGCTTGCCGGCCTCAGGGCTGCCATCGAATTGAGCGAACGGGGCAAATCCTGCATCCTCATCAGCAAGTCGGAGCTTGCCCATTCCAACACGTACTACGCGCAGGGGGGGATAGCCGCCGTCGACCCGGAGCGGGTCGCACAGGGAGATGACAGCTTCGAGTCCCACATAGAGGACACCCTCCGTGCAGGGGACGGACTGTGCATTCCATCGGTCGTCGAACGCTTCGTCCAAAGGGCCTTCCCCGACGGTGTGAGGTTTCTGATCGACCACGGTGTGCCCTTCTCGAAGGCGGATCCGGACAAACAGTACGTGCTCCACCAGGAAGGCGGCCATGGGCGCCCCAGGGTCTACTGCAAAGACGACTACACAGGGCAGGCCATCGAAGAGCACCTCGTCGAACTCGTCAGGAAGCAGCCCTTGATCACCGTCCTGGAATACCATGCAGCGGTGAGCCTTATCACCCGTAACCGCATCTCCGAGGTCAAGGTGGCCAAAGACCGGTGCCTGGGCGCCTGGGTGCTCGACAGAACAACGCGCCGGGTCAAGACCATCGAAGCGGACATGACCTTTCTGTCCACGGGAGGCGCAGGCAGAGCGTTCCTCTACACCAGCAACCCTGAAAACGCCACCGGCGACGGCATCGCCATGGCCTATCGGGCAGGGGCCCGTGTCGCCAATATGGAATTCTTCCAATTCCACCCCACGGTGCTCTATGAAGTCAGTCCGGAACACCCCGCCGAGAGGCGCTTTCTGCTGACCGAGGCCCTGCGGGGCGAGGCCATGGGCGGTGTACTTACCCTCGACAAGGATTCGACCCAGGATTTCGTGCTGGCCTATGACCCACGCGGATCCCACGCCACGCGGGACATCGTCGCCAAGGCGATCGACACCGAGATGAAGAAAAGGCATCTGACGCATGTATGGCTCAATGTCACCACCCGGTTGACCGGCAAGCCGGAGGAATACATCCGGCAGTCCTTCCCGAAGATCTACGCCCACTGCCTGAAAAAGGGGATCGATATGACCGCCGAGCCCATCCCGGTTGTGCCCGCGGCCCATTACACCTGCGGCGGCGTGATCGTGGGCGCGGACGGCCAAACGGATATCGACGGCCTCTACGCCATCGGAGAAGTCGCCTGCACCGGCCTGATGGGCGCCAATCGACTGGCCAGCAACTCCTTGACCGAATGCGCACTCTACGGAAAAATCGCCGTCGATGCAGCCCTCGAGCGGGATCCATCGCTGCGGGATCCGGATCTGAAGCCGCCGCCATGGCAAGGCAGCACGGTCCACCCTGAAATCAACCCGGCGATGCTGAACCGCTTCTGGGATACGACCCGGGCAACGATGCTCGATTACTGCGCCATCGACCGGAATGAAAACCGTCTGCGTGTTGCCATGGACATCCTGAACGGGCTCGTCCAAATCACCAACGACATCTATTGGCATTTCTACCCGACGCTCGAGATCATCGAGCTCAGGAACCTCTCCCTGGTCGCCCGGCTGATCGTCGAATCGGCCCTGCACAGGAAGGAAAGCCGGGGCGGCCATTTCCGGTCCGACTATCCCGAAAGAAACGACCACCTGTTCCAAGGCGCCACCATCATTCAACAAACCACCGGGATCCGCCTGCTCAAATGCAGGCACACCTGACGGCCGGCCTCCCCGCTGGGCCCTTTTTCTTGCCGGTTTCCATCCAGAAACGCTCTTTTTTGCCCATCTCAGCGGTGAGCCGCACGGATGCCTGTGCCAAGACTTGAAGGCCCTATCCTCGCAACCGCTTCCTTTCCCTGCTGCCAACCAGACTGGCGGGTCCACCCCGGAGGGGTGGAGGCCGAACGATCTTTTGGGTGTCTCCGTCCTGTTGGCTCGCGTCCACCCCGGAAGGGCGGGGGCCGAGCACCCGCAGGGTCCGAAGAAACATCCTCATCCCCGGCCTGAAAACTTCGCATATCAGACGGCCTTCTCCGGATAAAGCCCCACCATAACAATGTGAGGCCAAATATTTTGACTTGAAATATTCTGGCCCATCCGTTATAGTGTTTCGATCGACCCGCGGATCCCCGCCGCGCCGGCGAGGAAAATCCACGCTGCGGGTCAACACGCAAGGAGGTTCGTTTTGGCTAGCATTGGAGGCATCGTTTCACAACACGGCCGGATTGAGGCCGATTCCGCCAGGGACATGGCTCACATGATCGAGAACATGCATCATCGGGGGCCCGACAACATGATCGTCCGGTCGCTGACAGATGCGAGGGGCGCCCTGGGAGCGAATGAAATCAATCTATCGCCCGAAAGAACCTATTGCACATCCCTGGAGGAAACCCCTTACATCCTCTTTGATGGGAAGCTCTTCAACGAGCGGGACAACGGAAAGACGGACATTCAACTGTTTCTGGAACTCTATGAAAAGCACGGGATGGACTGCTTCAGCCGCATGGATGGGAGCTTCGTCTGCGCCATCATCGAAAAGGACGACGAGGTCATTCTGGCACGGGACGCGGTGGGCGCCAGGCCCCTTTTCTACGGCTGGGACAACGATGTCTTCTATTTCAGCAGCGAGATGAAAGGCCTCAAAGACCATGTGCAATTCAACATCCACGAACTCGAGCCCGGCTGCACCTACAGCTCGAAGAATGGCCTCAAGCCCTTTCAGCCATTCGCTCCGGAAATCCCGGACCACGGCGGAGACATCGGAAAGGCGGCCCAACTCCTCAGACAGCTCCTGATCGACGCCGTCACAAGGCGCATGGAC
This portion of the Desulfatiglans anilini DSM 4660 genome encodes:
- the nadB gene encoding L-aspartate oxidase, producing MPSLEEMLQTDFLVIGSGLAGLRAAIELSERGKSCILISKSELAHSNTYYAQGGIAAVDPERVAQGDDSFESHIEDTLRAGDGLCIPSVVERFVQRAFPDGVRFLIDHGVPFSKADPDKQYVLHQEGGHGRPRVYCKDDYTGQAIEEHLVELVRKQPLITVLEYHAAVSLITRNRISEVKVAKDRCLGAWVLDRTTRRVKTIEADMTFLSTGGAGRAFLYTSNPENATGDGIAMAYRAGARVANMEFFQFHPTVLYEVSPEHPAERRFLLTEALRGEAMGGVLTLDKDSTQDFVLAYDPRGSHATRDIVAKAIDTEMKKRHLTHVWLNVTTRLTGKPEEYIRQSFPKIYAHCLKKGIDMTAEPIPVVPAAHYTCGGVIVGADGQTDIDGLYAIGEVACTGLMGANRLASNSLTECALYGKIAVDAALERDPSLRDPDLKPPPWQGSTVHPEINPAMLNRFWDTTRATMLDYCAIDRNENRLRVAMDILNGLVQITNDIYWHFYPTLEIIELRNLSLVARLIVESALHRKESRGGHFRSDYPERNDHLFQGATIIQQTTGIRLLKCRHT
- the nadA gene encoding quinolinate synthase NadA codes for the protein MPKHHAETTRKNPAGSIAEEALVARITKAREALGGRVVILCHHYQPDVIVQFADHVGDSLNLSRLAASRKEARYIVFCGVYFMAETADILSSPEQEVYMPDPDAGCPMADMARLEQVERCWGELTRLVGETIVPITYVNSSAEIKQFCGRRNGVVCTSSNAAKVMDWAFEQAPRLLFLPDQNLGRNTALAKGIPKEEIALWDRGKARLQGDPNRAKVILWDGFCPVHVRFTPEQVMRFRSRYPGIRIIVHPECTEEVVRLADGSGSTEYLIREVREAESGSVFAVGTELRLVKRLASTFPDRTVYPLDEEHSICVDMSRSTPGRLLAVLEGLLEGRAPGKIQVPAETAEWSRVALERMLAIS
- the nadC gene encoding carboxylating nicotinate-nucleotide diphosphorylase — protein: MNSLRLEKILRDALEEDLGWGDITTEAVVPLEAEARAVIVSREEGVIAGLEVAEAVFRILDPSTLVDPLVPEGSAISKEAPLCNIRGRARAILSGERVALNLMQRMCGIATAARNMAMIAEPHHVKVTDTRKTTPGLRMLEKYAVRVGGGYNHRMALDDAVLIKDNHLVAAGGVSEAVRRARRRIGPLVKIEVETESLAQVEEALRAGADVIMLDNMEPDRMREAVKLIGGRALVEASGRIRLDNIHQVVTTGIDFLSMGWLTHSAPPLDLSLEFLPGDRLP